The following proteins are encoded in a genomic region of Methanobrevibacter sp.:
- a CDS encoding hydrogenase, with product MWLYDKFFDVVKKFRQLFAGGPVTNIEVSGTLTAEFLIIVSFCLVALLLRHVNVLVAGMVTLILAVILVINMPLIPKFKIEQEDSLNKMVFYAILTLAIIVVFIYWGAQYV from the coding sequence ATGTGGTTGTATGATAAATTCTTTGATGTAGTTAAAAAGTTCAGACAGCTATTTGCTGGAGGTCCAGTAACAAATATTGAGGTTTCTGGAACTTTAACAGCTGAATTCCTTATTATTGTGTCTTTCTGTTTGGTGGCACTTTTACTAAGACATGTGAATGTTTTGGTTGCAGGTATGGTAACTTTAATTTTAGCTGTTATTTTAGTAATTAACATGCCTTTGATTCCGAAATTTAAAATAGAGCAGGAAGATTCTTTAAATAAGATGGTGTTCTATGCCATTCTAACTTTGGCAATAATTGTTGTATTTATCTATTGGGGGGCTCAATATGTCTAG
- a CDS encoding EhbH has translation MSRGIRNLIASVATVIFSITLLDSLFHLSKMIVPGVSNIYNALGTQIAPNLVTIVIFDFRGYDTLGESLILLTAGLVVLLVFGKGKLGGKEE, from the coding sequence ATGTCTAGAGGAATTAGAAATTTGATAGCTAGTGTGGCTACTGTAATATTTAGTATTACTCTTTTAGACTCATTGTTCCATTTAAGCAAAATGATTGTTCCAGGTGTAAGCAATATTTATAATGCTTTAGGAACTCAAATAGCTCCAAACTTAGTTACAATCGTAATTTTTGATTTTAGAGGGTACGATACTCTTGGAGAATCATTAATTCTATTGACTGCTGGTTTAGTGGTTTTATTAGTATTTGGTAAAGGTAAATTAGGAGGTAAAGAAGAATGA
- a CDS encoding MnhB domain-containing protein, whose protein sequence is MSQGSVILKIIALPIAVILFCLGIMTVLGGHITPGGGFQGGAMIAAGVILCILVYGLEESPIKFSHLYIEVLENFGALMFIIFGLVGLFVAGSFLYNVGADISNLVPAMIQEIFHYPDVTNAGIVPYLNIFVGLKVFVGLSAIVIAFAGFKKITEE, encoded by the coding sequence ATGAGTCAAGGAAGTGTAATTTTAAAAATTATTGCTTTACCTATAGCAGTTATATTGTTTTGTTTAGGTATAATGACTGTTCTTGGTGGACATATAACTCCTGGAGGTGGATTCCAGGGGGGTGCAATGATTGCAGCAGGTGTGATTCTTTGTATTCTTGTCTACGGTCTTGAAGAATCTCCTATTAAATTTTCACATCTTTATATTGAAGTTTTGGAAAATTTCGGAGCGTTAATGTTTATCATATTTGGATTGGTTGGTCTGTTTGTTGCCGGATCATTTTTATACAATGTCGGTGCAGATATTTCCAATCTTGTTCCTGCAATGATTCAGGAAATTTTCCATTATCCTGATGTGACTAATGCGGGAATAGTGCCTTATTTAAATATATTTGTAGGTTTGAAAGTGTTTGTAGGATTGAGTGCAATTGTAATAGCTTTTGCAGGATTTAAAAAAATTACAGAGGAATGA
- a CDS encoding energy-converting hydrogenase B subunit J, with amino-acid sequence MLVLGPIIFGFILGLILGSQVKKNPESGINFTISSFVVILIAGIVAAWQIGQFPFYNDLPIATAFVSALIGILIGKILFARGSAN; translated from the coding sequence ATGTTAGTATTAGGGCCAATTATATTTGGATTTATATTAGGTTTGATTCTAGGTTCACAAGTTAAGAAGAATCCTGAAAGTGGCATTAATTTCACCATATCATCATTTGTAGTTATTTTAATTGCTGGAATTGTTGCTGCTTGGCAAATTGGGCAATTCCCATTCTATAATGATTTGCCTATTGCAACCGCATTTGTATCTGCATTGATCGGAATTTTAATCGGAAAAATTTTATTTGCAAGAGGGAGTGCTAATTAA